The proteins below come from a single Mycobacterium parmense genomic window:
- a CDS encoding M23 family metallopeptidase: protein MSEHRFSPSALAGAVRARQESWAQPHRNEVTEILPLDGFDFDDLEFSEDVGDLDDLDFSNDSTFDNAAQVLLAPELDDLDGADDLSPLWLAGPVTEVLPRVTVTPRRASRLDHPTTADVVSVARRGGQHRKEPTSAARGRLLISAMAAGAAAAAAHTATSHADTPKTEAVLTANVSALASGAGTGTARGAQVIAVQPAATAAIHNQELAKGLAFANDRAQREARLQQPLYVMPTHGIFTSNFGYRWGVLHAGIDLANSIGTPIVAVSDGVVIDSGPAAGYGMLVKLRHADGTVTLYGHINTTLVSVGERVMAGDQIATMGNRGNSTGPHLHFEVLQGGTERIDPVPWLAKRGIFVGNYAG, encoded by the coding sequence GTCCGAGCACCGTTTCTCTCCTTCCGCCCTGGCCGGAGCCGTCCGTGCCCGCCAAGAGAGTTGGGCGCAGCCCCACCGCAACGAAGTCACCGAGATCCTTCCGCTGGACGGATTCGACTTCGACGACCTGGAATTCAGCGAGGACGTCGGCGATCTCGACGACCTGGACTTCAGCAACGACTCGACGTTCGACAACGCGGCGCAGGTGCTGCTGGCGCCCGAACTCGACGACCTCGACGGCGCTGACGACCTGAGCCCGCTGTGGCTCGCCGGCCCCGTCACCGAGGTGCTGCCCCGGGTCACCGTCACCCCACGCCGCGCGTCGCGCCTCGACCACCCGACGACCGCCGACGTCGTTTCCGTGGCGCGGCGGGGCGGGCAGCACCGCAAGGAACCGACCAGCGCGGCCAGGGGCCGGCTGCTCATCTCGGCGATGGCCGCCGGCGCCGCGGCCGCGGCGGCCCACACGGCGACCAGCCATGCCGACACCCCCAAAACCGAGGCGGTACTGACCGCCAACGTGTCGGCCCTCGCGAGCGGCGCGGGCACCGGCACCGCCCGCGGCGCCCAGGTGATCGCGGTCCAGCCCGCGGCGACCGCCGCCATCCACAACCAGGAGCTGGCCAAAGGCCTCGCCTTCGCCAACGATCGCGCGCAGCGCGAGGCCCGGCTGCAGCAGCCGCTGTACGTCATGCCGACGCACGGCATCTTCACCTCGAACTTCGGCTACCGCTGGGGGGTCCTGCACGCCGGCATCGACCTCGCCAACTCGATCGGAACTCCCATCGTCGCGGTGTCCGACGGCGTGGTGATCGACTCGGGGCCGGCCGCCGGCTACGGCATGCTGGTCAAGCTGCGCCACGCCGACGGCACGGTCACGCTCTACGGGCACATCAACACCACGCTGGTCAGCGTGGGTGAGCGCGTGATGGCCGGCGACCAGATAGCCACCATGGGCAACCGGGGCAATTCCACCGGCCCCCACCTGCATTTCGAGGTGCTGCAGGGCGGCACCGAGCGAATCGACCCCGTTCCGTGGCTGGCCAAGCGGGGTATTTTCGTGGGCAACTACGCTGGATGA